The sequence ccaacatATAAACACAACGCGATGAGAATAACAAAGCATAGATACAAAATATAACTCAAAGCATCATAaagcaaacaagaaaacaaacataatgtaaaacaaacaaaacaaggttttctcataaaagatGTCTTCTCCCCCCTTGATACATGCATCTCCCTTATGGAATTTCTCCTCTATGAATGTACCCGagatagaatttctccccctgaGAATGTGCACGAGTCATATAAAAATGACGATACACTCcggtatactctccccctttttatcACAAATAGACAAATGGACAAAGAggaaggaggaaaagaaaagaaaatataaacaaGAATAAGATGCATGAGGGGtacaagatgaatgagaaaatgaagctcaaacaaaaggcaaaacaccttaaaaacaaaatgctacaaagcataaagtaAAACATGATATGCTAAGGATGAGGAAATAAGATATAGAGCAAGGCATGACAAGGGttgcaaaggtgtgtgcaaaaGGTGGCTatatgcaatgcatgaacaaaGCATGAGGAATGCACATACGGGATAAGGTGTGTAAAATGCACAACCAATAAACCAAACATGTTcttaatgaggaaacatgaaaaaccccaaagtttggtactcatatggattaaaaaaaataccatggaggcattttatcaaacaccttgTATGCACACACTATACATATATGatgaacaatgcatgaacatgtaaaaATCTACTCTTAACACATGAACATGTGTCATGCATGCAAGATTTGCAACAAATGCAGCAATCACCAAATGcccattcaaaaaaaagttgaacCATTCCTCCAATACCAATTTGTTAGGAGTACTCATGAACCCAAAAGTCTAAGCTAATAATGTTGAGTCCAACTTACAATTAGACAAAGATATTTATACTCATCATTTAATAATATCTATAGAAGGGACGTGTCCCTTGAAAATTTCTAAATCTATTACTTTTGGTAATGGATTTTCCACCATCTTCTTTGATAATACATAGTGAAAAACACATTTAGACCCCTACCAAGGCTAAACTAccaaatttaatcacttaattcACATATTAACTTGAtagttaattaatcaattttaaatcACATTATATTATGGATAAATAGAAAAGGCACGCcaattatatataaacacatGCACACAGtgacaaacatatatatatatatatatatatattcacggAGTGAAAATCCAAATGGTAAAAACATTCTGGGGTAAAACCTAAATCCAACTCAACAAGTCCACTATTGAAGGTTGTTGTGGTACGTACAATATTCATGTGACTTCCCATTCATATAGTTAAGCTTAGTACCCAAGCTCTCCTCTTCTGCTTGCAATTGCAGATAATGCATTGTGCCTTCAAAGTTACTTGTTGCCACATATTGACTTACTGACAGCAAAATCGATATCTCGATCACTTTAAGGCTTCTTGAAGATTTGATATCATCTcttttgatttcaaacaacTCCAACACTAGTATGGTGATCTATGTGTTTGGAAGTATAAACCTCTCTAAGGTATATCAATGAGAGAGGAAGAACTACAAGGCTTTCTCTAggtttttattagttttgtgTAGTCGTCTTCCTCTCTAAATCATTAAAGTTGTGTAAGGCAGAGCTACGTACAATGGTCCCCCCCCcccatttgaaaattatatatatataaaattattttaatgttttcaaaatttagtctatAAAAATAAGAGTGTGCCCcctcaaatatttaaattagtccaatgatgctcttaaaaaaaaaaaaggtctaatagttatagagatataactttattttttgcaattttattttttattgtaaatttgctcttatatctgttaaatatttgataaagtttgacaCCAACATGtttgaatctatttttttaacctGTTATGTGATGATTAACAAGTCATtgcccttattaaaaaaatcttgtcactaaaactacatATGAAATGTCTATTTAGTTGCAACATAATGGGTTGGAGCAAGGTAACTTCAAATACATTTGAAACCTAACTTATTCATCCAAGTTTTAGatcattcttgtttttgaaattttcattagttcaattgaaagattttttacttactttagtataaaatttgataatttgtattgaaaatgaaactttttaagaatttcattataaaaatggtaaaaatgaattttattttatgaaagatcaccattaaacaaaattttaattgaaaatattaaactcttttttttttttttgggtgtgtgtatatatataatttaacagataaaaaatgtgtgtgtgtgtgtgtgtttatataataaaaaagtgtgtgtgtgtgtgtgtgtgtgagaaggaagttgtcttgataaatatataatagTGCCACAACTTGGcccccaaacaaaatttttttgctccaCCCgtattgtattttaaaattaaaattggtgtagGTTTCTAGGGTTGGTTGGTTACAGAAAAGTTGTGAAAGCCCGAGTCAATGATTTTCCTTTATAGGTTAGCTAGACTGAAAGTTGCGAAAATGTCTACTGAAACTGTCCAAACTATCAATTCGGTCGAGTGATCAAGCAAATTTGCTCCACTGAAAACTTCATACCAACACCTTCCACAATAatctttttagttttcaaccTTTATTACACCACACAATTAGAATTGAACATATTtgaatcaaaaataaatttatcataaaattaGCCATCactaagggtccatttgggAGTTAAGGGAATGGGATGGGCTCAGTTAAATTGTACGTATATGTTATAATTTTGAAGTTTCAATGTGCTACCTCCCAAACTCATCTTCTCTAGATGAGTCAATTGCATTTTCATTCGTATAATTATTACTCTTAGACTCAAGTGAACTTatgtgaaattttattttaaatatagatAATGCATGTGTCATTACTTgttaacaaatatattttttgggaaaggatcctctacattttttagtatatatattttattttataaattcaataatatacAAGATGTTatgtaattcaaaattttaaatggtgtAAGATTGAATATATCTTGAAATTTGTAACAGTTAATCTgaatcattttaaatttaatttgaacCATAATTTTCATTTCCCCATCTCTTTGAGTCAAAATTCacttgtaagaaaaaaaaaatagcaataaaaaaacccaacatATATAGAAGACAATTATGGAGcaatttactttatttattcttttttgggtaaCTTTATCCTTTTATAAAGTTAAAAGTGGACTTAGTTTTAAACACATGTATAGAACAACCAATTACAGTTAATCTTTAGTCCCAACCAAAATTGTGAGGTCAAGTATGGAGACTAATCATGATCAATAACATGTATTTTTTAACCACGTGTAATAATTAATTGtaactatataaataaaaaagtttcttAATATCAATTAGTCTTCCTGCAATTGGTTCTGATCTCTCCTTTTGAGCCAGTAAGTGGGCTGAGGTTTCCCATTTTTATCATGGAACTCCCAAAATCAGAGAAGAACTTTGCTGATTTCTGGCTATAGGTGTTCACTTGGGAATCTGTGGAGCCACCATTGAAGAGCTGTTGATCTGAGTGCATAAGGCCCTTTTTGTTCACTAAATCCTTGAAATAAGTGTTATCAAAAGCTCCAGCAGTTTGGTCAAGAGGAGATAAATTAGAATCTCCGCCTGTACTGGGGcagtttttctttaatgatgTCGCAAAGTTTGAATCTATATTAGTCTCATTATAGATACGAGTCCGAATTAAAGTGCATCGTACTTGACCTATGGTGTGCGCTCCTacaaggaaaaaacaaaagataagttaaaaaaaaagtacatttattacaatttgatgaaaattcaCACAcccaaaagttattttttaactATGGGACAATGCTAGAAATACAACAGTGTCACTTTACATGGATGGATTGACTCACTCTCGACAACACTTTTATTATGGACTAATTAAAACATATTAtatcaacaattatgaaaaaaaaaaaaaagtctaaatttGTTGGTACCTGAGAGAGTCACCATTTCTGGAGCAGTAAAACCCTTGTTGCTGAATGCAGATTTAAGAGCACTAAGATCTGAAAAGGGGGAAGGGAGGTTATTTTGGGCATCATCAGAACTGGCTGTGGCTGCATCTCTTCTGCCTAATGGAACGGTCCATGTAGTGCCACCCAACTGAAGTAATCATacccaacaaaagaaaagataacaaTAAGAAAGGTAAATAACtaaggggaaaaaatatatatcatagaCCAATTAATCGGTATGGCCTAGTCATtaacaatattaaaaatttctttagTCACAATTTTTAATACGaagaattacaattttttttttctttttttgaatgtaAAGCTGCTTGccaatctttttatttttttttattctttatcattttttttattttataaatatgataAATATGAATTTATGGTGTCTGTTCTATTATAAATATCTTTTGACCCTTTAAGttttttcagatttcatttcagtcctctaattttgttttcattcatttcagtcctctaactttcaagtttattcaattaaggctttttccataaatttttgttatatgttgtggttatttttttttttcaaattttaaaaatttttcttcaaaatttttaaattaaaaaaattcaattaatgattgaaaaatattttccaatttttttttttcaaaaaagtttAACAAAAGATGACGAAAAggccttaattgaataattttgaaacttagaggactgaaatgaacaaaaacaaagttagaAGACTAAAATGAAGTATGAAGAAACTTAGAGggttagttttatattttaaacatatatatatatattagaagactaaaatgaaatatgaagaaacttagagggttagttttatattttaaccatatatatatatatatatatatatatatatatatatatataatatctataTCTTTGCTAGGGTTACCTCAAGGGTAGAAATTGCACGGTCCAAACAAAAAGATAATAGAACGGAAGTTATATGGGACAGTTATGGCCAGTTTGGTTGGTGGGAACTTAGAGTAGAGTTGGCCATAAATTATTTTCgaccaactctactctacttttCCTCcctccccctccatccaaactggccattaaaaatgataattaaacTAACATTTCTAATAGCTATATCTTAGCTATGATATACTAGTTTTTACTAATGATagtttttctcatttttgaatgaaaatatatGATAGTAGTAAGAAATTTTGATGATATATAGCTTACCTTAACAACAGAATCACGAGCTGCAACAGCTAAAATATCAGCACAAGACACAACTCCTGGGCATTGCTTTTCAAGTTGAGATTTAATGGTGTCAATCACCTCATATCCTCTCAATGAGTTGGCATTGGGCACTGCGGTCTTCTCTCCTGTGAAATTGGCGGTGTCATCCAACAGCACAGATGTATCACAACCCTGTTTACAACATCATAatgttattaatatatatatatatatatatatatatatatatatatagtactagTTTATAAAACATTGGAATGGATTAGTGGAAAAATTACCAACGAATGAAATGGAATTCTATATGCGTGTTTAAAGATAaatactttctttttaaaaatattcggttatatatatatatatatatatatatatatgataattagtaatttatcaTGGTGTCAAAAATGGGTGGTTCTAAGTTTGAACACAATCTTTACTCTACTTTttatttaaagttaaaaatcaCACGTGTTAGGTTCCatttaataaggaaaaaaaaaatcccacatgtgtaaaaaaatgtattagaattatgattaaatttacccTGATTATCTAAATTAAGTTTTTGGAAGAAcattaatttatcatttttattcaaaataagttttttttttttttttgaaagttattCAAAATAAGTTAGTGCCAAAACGTGATAGATAATTTAAATAGTTATAACTATGTCTAGAACATAGGTATggggttatattttttttcttttgagttggattctcaaaagaaagaataattaGTGATTGATGGTATACAATAAGCGAAAATACTAccttatatatgtgtatgtgtgtagatttaaattaaaatggaaaatagtaaaataattacaaattttatttaaaaagacgtACAAATCTTGTGACAACAAATGTGATTAATACAATGAGTTGACTTAGTAGTTCTTAATCCTAAGGCCTCATGATATTTATaaagttttgaatttaaaacttttagcTAGTATTTTGGGACTATCTTTAAGGAATTTCACCTCATACTAACTTGGGGTGTGCGTATGAGATGAGAGAGGAAATTACACATAGACGAGGGAATAGTTAGGTGCTCAAACAGTTCTAGATATCCtcatttcaaaagaaaatatttctaaattaagaaaataataatgataatgataataataataataaatgaaaaataaggacaaatTATTATATGTTAGTTAAATACATATATTGTCTTTTGGAACACGTTGTGGGTTAAATTAAATGGTGAAAGCTAAAAGAtaggaattaaaaataaaaatgatataagaCTTGCATTGACAAAGCAATCATGGAAATGGAGGCGGAGTAACGAGGCCCCCATAGGATTCTCTTTGGACACTACAGTGTTTACTGCGCCTTGAATTATAGAGAGAGCCGTAGGGCAAGAACTCGAATAGAAGTTGGATGATAGCTGAGCAGAAGCCATTCCCAACATAAACAAGAATAAAGTAGAAAAGGAGAGAATAGAGGAGGAAAAGAAAGCCATGGCTTTACTAAAACAAGAAAACTTTATATCTCATAACTGGTTAAATCCTACTGATATTTATAGCCATTAGTGCTGCAGTAGTGAAaccatttttctttctaaaaataattaatttatgtaaACATTGTGGAGTACAGAAGGGCATCCAGTCAACCTTTTTTGCATTTAACGAAAATGGTTTTTAGTAGAGCTTAAAAGAAATTGCATGAAGTGACAAGGATTTCTCAATATCATAAATAGCGGGAAATGGACAAAAATATGACTTTCAtggacaaaatatatatgagtttcattttatttaaggttttaatttttttatatatatatatatatatatgacataaacgaagaaaagaaaaaagaaatataaatacatactttttttttttttagaaagaaatacATACCAGTTTATTATGAGTTTTCAATCAATTATTCTAGACTAAAATAAGGTATAGGCAagataatctctctctctctctctctctctctctctctagttccAATTTAGAAGCatattatataatttcttaagaaatgataaaaaatatatatatataaattacttaatatatttaacctactttttttttttcaattttggtggagttttcaagcaaaataaacatatgattgctataaaaaaaaaaaaaaaatcaaacacagaaTTGAAAAAGTGTGTATTCAATTTAGTAACATAGTTATAGAATTTTAATGTAATTTCATAAGATATTATaaaaaaccaactactttaggAACACTAATTAAGTGagttgtgggttccagttagttcaattagtaaagtctttgatagatgaataagagatctggggttcaatcatCAAACACAGAATTGAAAAAGTGTGTATTCAATCTCTGCcaacaccaaaaaccgattggtgtcttggtttgatgataaagagcatcATCAGAAGTggatgtcataggttgaaactctctgaaaaaaaaatttaagtgagttgtgtgtgtctatatatatatatatatatatatatatatatatatataaacacatatatttcaattttattggttgagttttcaagaaaaataacatccgtttactaaaaataaaaacacggAATTATAAACTAAGTATATTGTGATAATGGTATTGACACAACTTGgacaataaataattataatgggATAAAATTGTAGTTAAATATTGGAGTATTTTTATACAAATATAATACATCAaacattatattataaaaatgtatcTTTTTAGAGTATGTTTATTcatacaataatatatatatatatatatatatatatatatatataaagctaatacacttatttttttaataaattgttacAACAAGTGAAGGAGAGATGTAGATTTTAACATTAGCGTAAGTTACAAAAATTGTcggaacaaattttttttccttgggtgAAGAAATTTGAACACTAGTAGTCACTGCTACTTCACATGGAGAGAACTTCACAAAAATACTGAATTAGAAAGCTCAATACAATTCACAAAAAAGCATCAGAGTTTGTCTAAGTTTGTGCATCAACATCGATGGACTGTGTACGCAATGGCACGCTGGCTATATACGTCATACTTCCATTACTTCTCTGGcttgaaattattgaaacattaaaaagaaataagagaaagagagaaaatgactGATAATAATTGAATTAGTTTTAAAAAGATGCTGGACAGACAGATAATACAaaggataagaaaaaaaaggcatggGATTTTTAGAGATTCTTAAAAGGATGCATGGTTCTAGTTCTACACTCTGGAATTTTCCAAGCGCTCATAATTAATCAATCTTTAAAACACGTACTATTAGGATATAAGTGAtttacttgttaggaacatatgtcactattttatgtaattagttAATCACTTGACAAAACgaactttacttgtatttgggtagatctagtaTGTGTTtacttcaagatcaagtgttgaagccatgcaagcctgtccaagattcaagctgaaaagtgcaAGCTCATTACAGCTCGACATCTAGTATCTATCAAGCTTGAAGAGCTATTTCAGCCCCGtagctcgacagctgcttgaCAGATGGCTATGtgtcttttctcacaactctagacatataaaaggattattttaagggccgtcaatgtggacacaagtgttgagcaaagtttgttcaaacaaattgtgaccggagacagaatttgccctagttcatcgttcttgtgtagaagttgctgtgtttgtgtactgtagggttttgtgactaagcatcttctggatcttcatcgtgtgatgaactgaaaaactttgcagccaacaaccttctctagttagtgattgaagtcgtgtactgggattTGCGCagttggttagtcacgtattgggagccatgcattacaaggagagattatcactacaaaacaagtccaattgagtattggggtaagggttcaactgtaggagaaattgtaaccgtttgttttgataatagtggattctcgggaatggTGGCCTTAAAATTACCCAATGGGGTTTtagccgtgttggttttccccattcgtaaacaaattactgtgtcaatttaatttctgctgcacttagtttaattggtgatttgtttgtgctaccacacactttgcatgttaatttgattaattaataaatttggataattaatcaattaattaatcactAGGGGTCAATATGTTTTTAGCCTATCATATACAGCCAAAGCAGTTTCAACAGCAGGGATTTTTGGTATAAGTTGATGTTGAATCTAATATAATATTCCTTCAAATTGGTGTTGGGAGGTGCACAGCACCTTGATGTATTATTGAACTATTCAGAGTGGAATATCTTGCTGCCGGGTTTTATTGTGAGGTTGTATTTGTTCCTAGATGTATTATTGTATTTTCGCAATTTATTGTGAACTCAGGTTTTGGGTATAACTTGagtgttgtaatctctattttattatagtggattgatTGGATTTGCCCTGTGGTTTTTCCCTCTACATTAGAGGGTTTTTCATGTAATTTCTTGGTGTTCttgttggttgatttttttatcgCTTCCGtagatttctattttctttattgcttgggatatatttaatttaattcacacatagacGAAAATTtatcccaacaagtggtatcagagcattgGTTGTTGGACGTGATTGTCTTGTGTTgaatttaatggaaaatatgaatatgaatatgaatatgaGCACTATGATTAAACTCTCGGTATTAAATTATTCGATTTGGAAGCCGATGATGGAGGATGTCCTTTACTGTAAGGATTTGCATGATCCTATTGAGGGTGATATTGCTAAGCCAAGCGAGATGTCTAATAAAGAGTGTGCGAAGTTAAATAGAAAAACCATTGGATGTATTAGACAATGCATCGATGTGAGTGTGTTTCATCATGTATCTCAAGAGACTAATGCAGAAGCTCTTTGGGAGAAATTGAAGGGTCTCTATGAAAGAAAGACAGATCAAAATAAAGCTTTTATGGCAAGAAAGGTTGTGAATTTGAAGCTTAAGGAAGGGAGATTTGTTGCCGAGCATTTGAGTGAGTTCCAAGACTTGGTGAATTAGATGGTTACAATGAAGCTGATAATTGATTATGAGCTTCAAGTTTTATTACTTCTGAGTTCCTTCCCTAATAGTTGGGAGACTTTGGTGGTGTCACTTAGTAACTTTGCTCCAAATGGTGTGCTACAACTTGCAATGGTCAAGGATAGCTTGTTCAATgaagaaacaagaagaaaatacaTGGGCAAGGATAATTAATGCACAAGCTCTTGTCATAGAGAATAGGGGGAGGAGTGAGACTAGAAATTCTAAGAGAGGTGATAAATCCAGAAGTCAGTCAgaatcaaaaggaaaattcaagtgTTTCTACTGTGACAAAGAAGATCACATAAGAAGAAACTACAAGGCTTGGAAGAATAAAcagaaagatgagaaaaacCAGAATAAGGCGAAGGAATAGAATACCATTGCTATCTCGACAATTGAAGATGTGGTGCTCTCTATAGGAGATGATGAATGTTGCAATGTTTCACATCCTTATGTTGAATGGGTGATTGACTCAACCTCTTCCTGCCATGTCACTCCAAGAAAGGAGCTCTTTACTTCATACAAAGCAGGAGACTTTGGGAGAGTGAAGATGGGCAATAACAGTTATGCTAACATTATGGGAATTGGAGATGTTTGTGTTGAGACTAACATTGGATATGCCTTGGCATTGAAGGATGTGCGACATGTGCCTGATATGCGTTTGAATCTAATTTCTACTCATATTATGGATAAAGAAGGCTATGGAAACTATTTTGGAGATGGTAAATGGAGACTCTCCAGAAGATCATTGGTGCTTGCTAGAGGGAAGATTTGTTGTACACTTTACAAGACACAAGTAAAGGTGTGCAAAGATGTTGTTAGTGCAACTCAGGAAGATTCTACGCCTAACTTATGGCATAGGTAGCTAGCTTACACGAGTGAAAAGGGGTTGTAGATTTTGGCAAAGAAGTTTCTCATTCCTTTTGCCAAAGGTATGTCACTTAAACCTTGTGataattgtttatttggaaaacaacaTAGAGTGTCTTTTCGCATTCCTTCTACTAGAAAGTCCAATGTGTTAGATCTTGTTTATTTTGATGTATGTGGTCTCATTGATGTGGAGTCCTTAGGTggcaataaatattttgttactaTTATTGATGATGCTTCACGAAAGGTGTGggtgtatttttttgaaaactaaataCCAGGTATATGAGCACTTCAAGAAATTCCATGTCATGgcggaaagagagaaagggaagcCTTTGAAGTGTCTCCGTACTGACAACAGAGGTGAATATAGGTCTAATGAGCTCGAGAGTTACTACTCCGAGAAATGTATTAGACATGAGAAGATAGTTCCCAGTACCCCACAGCAAAATGATGTGGCAGAAAAGATGAACTGCATTATTGTTGAGAAAGTCAGATGTATGCTGAAAATGGCTAATCTGCCTAAGTCATTCTAGTGTGAATCTGTTCAAACTGCGTGCTACCTAATTAATTGGTCTCCATAACTCCATTGGAGTTTGATATTCTAGAGAGAGTTTGGAGTGGGAAAGATGTTTCTTACTCTCACTTGAAGGTATTTGGGTGCAAGGCTTTTGCACATGTGCCTAAGGGACAAAGATTGAAGCTTAATAGCAAAGCCACTCCTTGTATATTTGTTGGATATAGAGATGCAGAATTTGGCTATAAGTTATGGGATCctgagaaaaagaagatgattaGAAGTCGAGATGTggttttttatgaaaataaaaatttggcaGACCTTGAGAAAACTAAAAAGACAAAGGATGCTATTGTAGGTGTTCCTGACCTTACACCTGCCTATTCTTCCTCCAATCATGTCACAACTAGGGAAGAGGTGCAAGATGAGAATCTTGGTGATGAACCAATAGCAGTTGATGGTGATGAGACAGCAAGAGTTGATTGTAATGATGCTCAAGATATTGAAGATGTTGAACAGGGTGAGCACCCTATTCCACCAGAGATGGAAGAACCTCAAGTGAGGAGGTCCACTAGGGAGCATCTTCCATTAACTAAATATCCCTCTTTTGAGTACATTTTGCTTACTGATGAGGGGGAATCAGAATGCTTTCAAGAAGTAGAGTCTCATGAGGACAAGCAGAGCTGGATGAAGGCTATGTAAGAAGAGATGAATTCTTTGCACAAGAATAAGACTTATGAGTTGGTTGTGACTAAAGAAAAGCTTGAGTTTTGTGTCGAAACGGCCGGCATGAAGTCTAACTAAAGAGTTGGGATGAAGATCTCTTTCCTCAAAGGgctaaagggggagattgttaagagATGCACGACAGCTTGAAGTCTAGCACATATAGgacttgtatttgagcattgaAGGAATCCTATTTTCCATTAGAAATAGGTGTATGTGTTGCACAAGAAGTCAAAGACTCCTATTCCTAATTATAATAGGAGTGTCAGGTGGCTTGAAAGCTTTTATATAAAGCTTGGGACGTGTATTTCACATATATAGAGATATAGAGAGAGATTTAGAGAGAGGTTGAAGAGTGAAACTAGGGGTGTGCAGCCAACCCACCAAAACCGACCCGatccgacccaacccaacccaccgggttgggtcggtttttagggCTTAGTGGATTgagttgggttacaaaaaattttttgaTAGCAGGtcaggttgggtttgggtttgggttataaaGTTCCAAACCCAAtccgacccacccatatatttaatatatatatatatatatatatatatttaaaatatattatataattaataaattttttaaaatactatctctttttatcctatataaaaaccaattagttcacacaaaccctagtaaattactattattgtttcgtcattagtgttgtttgcttTTAAGGAGTTATATTGATATtaatctttgggtttttttaatatatttatatttatatttatttttttttattcaatttaataataataataataaaaaatttgtccaacccatgggttcaacccgacccatgtgggttgggttgggttgggttgaatttttttgacccaccatggtggattaggtcaaaaaatccccttatCCAGACCCAACTCGACCCATGCACACCTTAAGTGAAATACAGATTTGAAGCCGactaaaggaaaaatattagtaCTTTGTGCGGCActgagggaaaaaagaaaaggtgatttttcttttgttcaagatacacaaggaagataaattggaGATTTTCTCTAGGATGATTATTTGGGTGCTACAATTACAAAGAATTGAAGAATTCAGAGTGAAAGATGTTGCTACTGGGTTTTGTG is a genomic window of Quercus lobata isolate SW786 chromosome 2, ValleyOak3.0 Primary Assembly, whole genome shotgun sequence containing:
- the LOC115973613 gene encoding cationic peroxidase 1-like codes for the protein MAFFSSSILSFSTLFLFMLGMASAQLSSNFYSSSCPTALSIIQGAVNTVVSKENPMGASLLRLHFHDCFVNGCDTSVLLDDTANFTGEKTAVPNANSLRGYEVIDTIKSQLEKQCPGVVSCADILAVAARDSVVKLGGTTWTVPLGRRDAATASSDDAQNNLPSPFSDLSALKSAFSNKGFTAPEMVTLSGAHTIGQVRCTLIRTRIYNETNIDSNFATSLKKNCPSTGGDSNLSPLDQTAGAFDNTYFKDLVNKKGLMHSDQQLFNGGSTDSQVNTYSQKSAKFFSDFGSSMIKMGNLSPLTGSKGEIRTNCRKTN